In Budorcas taxicolor isolate Tak-1 chromosome 16, Takin1.1, whole genome shotgun sequence, the following are encoded in one genomic region:
- the TMEM63A gene encoding CSC1-like protein 1 isoform X3 yields the protein MLLLADRNLPPADSVCVLASDDQILEWCGEDAIHYLSFQRHIIFLLVVVSCLSLCVILPVNLSGDLLDKDPYSFGRTTIANLQTDNNLLWLHTIFAILYLILTVVFMRHHTQSIKYKEESLVRRTLFVTGLPKDAKKETVESHFRLIPWNTEALPVYLFARASKTHARGSPRRGTLHYSSRDAYPTCEVVEVQLCYNVAKLIYLCKERKKTEKSLTYYTNLQVKTGQRTFINPKPCGQFCCCEVRGCEWEDAISYYTRMKDRLMERITEEECRVQDQPLGMAFVTFQEKSMATYILKDFNACKCQGLQCKGEPQPSSHGRELGISRWSVTFAAYPEDICWKNLSIQGFRWWFQWLGINFILFVGLFFLTTPSIILSTMDKFNVTKPIHALNDPIVSQFFPTLLLWSFSALLPTIVYYSTLLESHWTKSGENRIMMTKVYIFLIFMVLILPSLGLTSLDFFFRWLFDKTSSEASIRLECVFLPDQGAFFVNYVIASAFIGNGMELLRLPGLILYTFRMIMAKTAADRRNVKQHQAFEYEFGAMYAWMLCVFTVIMAYSITCPIIVPFGLIYILLKHMVDRHNLYFAYLPAKLEKRIHFAAVNQALAAPILCLFWLYFFSFLRLGLKAPLTLFTFLVLLLTILVCLAYTCFGCFRHLSPLNYKTEESASDKGNEAGAHVPPPFTPYVPRILNSSSSEKTALSPQQQTYGAINNISGTVAGQCLAQSPEDSVAAADQED from the exons GATTCTGTGTGTGTCCTGGCCAGCGATGACCAGATCCTGGAGTGGTGTGGGGAGGACGCCATCCACTACCTGTCCTTCCAGAGGCACATCATCTTCCTGCTGGTGGTGGTCAGCTGCTTGTCACTGTGCGTCATCCTCCCCGTCAACCTCTCAGGGGACTTGCTGG ACAAAGACCCTTACAGCTTTGGGAGGACAACAATCGCAAACCTGCAGACTGA caACAACCTCCTTTGGCTACACACCATCTTCGCTATCCTTTACCTCATCCTCACTGTGGTCTTCATGCGACACCACACCCAGTCCATCAAGTACAAGGAGGAAAGCCTG GTGAGGAGGACCCTGTTTGTCACAGGACTCCCCAAAGATGCCAAGAAGGAGACGGTGGAGAGCCACTTCCG gctgatcccttggaacacagaggctctccctgtctacttatttgccagggcttctaagacccacgcgagagggagcccaaggcggggcaccctccactattcaagcag GGACGCGTATCCCACGTGTGAAGTGGTGGAGGTCCAGCTGTGCTACAATGTGGCCAAGCTGATTTACCTGTGCAAGGAGAG AAAAAAGACTGAGAAGAGCCTGACCTATTACACAAACCTGCAGGTGAAGACAGGCCAGCGGACCTTCATCAACCCCAAGCCTTGTGGCCAGTTCTGCTGCTGTGAAGTGCGGGGTTGTGAGTGG GAGGACGCCATCTCCTACTACACACGCATGAAGGACAGGCTGATGGAGAGGATCACAGAGGAGGAATGCAGGGTCCAGGACCAGCCCCTGGGAATGGCCTTTGTCACCTTCCAGGAGAAGTCCATGGCCACCTA CATCCTGAAGGACTTCAACGCCTGCAAGTGTCAGGGCCTTCAGTGCAAAGGTGAGCCACAGCCTTCATCCCACGGCAGAGAGCTCGGCATCTCCAGGTGGTCGGTCACCTTCGCCGCTTACCCCGAGGACATCTGCTG GAAGAACCTCTCCATTCAGGGCTTCCGCTGGTGGTTCCAATGGCTGGGCATCAACTTCATCCTCTTCGTGGGGCTGTTTTTCCTGACCACACCCTCCATTATCCTGTCCACCATGGACAAGTTCAACGTCACCAAACCTATCCACGCACTGAAT GACCCCATCGTCAGCCAGTTCTTCCCAACCCTCCTCCTGTGGTCCTTCTCTGCCCTGCTCCCCACCATCGTCTACTACTCTACACTGCTGGAATCTCACTGGACCAA GTCAGGAGAGAACCGGATCATGATGACCAAGGTCTACATATTCTTGATCTTCATGGTGCTGATCCTGCCCTCCCTTGGCCTCACCAG tttggaTTTTTTCTTCCGGTGGCTCTTTGATAAAACGTCCTCAGAGGCCTCTATCAGGTTGGA GTGCGTCTTCCTGCCTGACCAGGGCGCCTTCTTTGTGAACTACGTCATCGCCTCGGCCTTCATCGGCAACGGCATGGAGCTGCTGCGGCTGCCCGGCCTCATTCTCTACACCTTCCGCATGATCATGGCCAAGACCGCGGCCGACCGCAGGAACGTCAAGCAG caccaggcctTCGAGTACGAGTTTGGAGCCATGTATGCGTGGATGCTGTGCGTCTTCACCGTCATCATGGCCTACAGCATCACCTGCCCCATCATTGTGCCATTTG GCCTCATCTACATCCTGCTCAAGCACATGGTGGACCGGCACAACCTCTACTTCGCCTACCTCCCGGCCAAGCTGGAGAAGAGGATCCACTTCGCGGCCGTGAACCAGGCCCTGGCCGCTCCCATCCTGTGCCTCTTCTGGCTCTACTTCTTCTCCTTCCTGCGCCTGG GTCTGAAGGCTCCCCTCACCCTGTTTACCTTCCTGGTGCTGCTGCTCACCATCCTGGTCTGCTTGGCATATACCTGCTTTGGATGCTTCAGGCACCTCAGCCCTCTCAACTACAAG ACAGAAGAATCGGCGAGTGACAAAGGCAATGAGGCGGGGGCCCACGTACCTCCACCATTCACA CCCTACGTGCCCCGGATTCTGAACAGCTCATCCTCAGAGAAAACAGCCCTGTCTCCACAGCAGCAGACCTATGGCGCCATCAACAACATCAGCGGGACTGTTGCAGggcagtgtctggcacagagccCAGAGGACAGTGTGGCAGCTGCCGACCAGGAGGACTGA